Within the Salvia hispanica cultivar TCC Black 2014 chromosome 4, UniMelb_Shisp_WGS_1.0, whole genome shotgun sequence genome, the region GGTAGAACGTGGCATGCACATTATGCACCAATTGAACTAggaaaaattttattttcagagTATTAAAAAGggatcatttttaattatttataattacattCTGAAAATTGGGATATAACAAAAAGTCGCTCTTTTATCTCTCCTGTCCTTGTATTCTGTTGTGTTTTATTGTGCCAGGACAATCTATTCTCTTTCATGGCACATATGTAgcttaaaaagaaaagaatgatACGCCTGTaaatatattctattatatttGGAGAGACAAAGAGAGAAGGTGAAGCCATGGGGTGTTTCCTCTGCTCTGGCGAATCGTCAGTTTCCAAGAAGGACCCCAAGAAAAGGATAATTGATAGAAAAACTAACCGGTGTGAAACAAGCATTCATGCGCAAAACTCACAAggtattatttttgcaatcaatctccttttcaaatttgatgaattaatGGATTTTCCAATAACCATGTTTCTGGAATTGTAAATGTTACATGCATGTTCCGTTGTATCCCATAAGAAATTCttgatattgtttttctttttaattttcgggaggtgaaattgaaatttctttttttgtttaaatttatataggaATGGTTACGTTGCATCACACAATCTCAGTCTCTCCTGTTGCTGTTTTGTTGCTTAGATTTGCCTACGAGGGAGGATCGCCCCATTGCAAAGGAGGAGTCAGATGGCGGTGGTGGTAATGACGAGACCAAAGTGCGGACTTTTACCTTTGCCAACTTAGCTGCTGCAACCCAGAATTTCAAGGAAGACAATTTCCTTGGAGAAGGAGGTTTTGGAAGAGTTTATAAAGGTCGTTTGCTAGACACCGGTGAGGTCAGTGACATTCCATATCAAATATCATCGTCCTTATATTCGTCTTTCGTTCTTCAATTTCGTGCATTGCAGCTTGTGGCTGTCAAGCAGCTTGATCGCGGTGGATGTCAAGGGATTAGGGAATTTGTGGTTGAAGTTATGACGTTAAGTATGGCTAACCACCCTAATCTTGTTAACTTGATCGGCTATTGTGCTGAGGGTGATCAGAGGCTGTTAGTCTACGAGTACATGCCTCTAGGTTCTCTCGAGGATCACTTACACGGTATGCCTCTCAGTTTCTTGTTTTCCCCTTTACCTCAGCATCTTAATACTTCATCCTCGCAGGCCCTAAACCGAAAAGAAAGAAGCTGGATTGGAACACAAGGATGACTATAGCAGCTGGTGCAGCCCAAGGCTTAGAGTATATGCACGACAAGATGAAAACCCCCATTATATATCGAGACTTGAAGGgttcaaatattttgttagGGGATGGATATCGCCCCAAACTATCCGACTTTGGTTTGGCTAAAGTTGGCCCTTGTGGTGATCAGACTCATGTTTCCACCAGAGTTATGGGCACTTATGGATATTGTGCCCCCGATTATGCGATGACCGGACAACTCACCTTCAAATCAGATATCTATAGTTTTGGTGTTGTGCTTCTGGAGATCATCACGGGAAGGAGAGCCATTGACAATAAAAAATCTGGTCCAGAGGCAAATCTAGTCTCATGGGTAAGCTTCTCTACTTTCTACACTTTACTGTTTAGTGTATTTACCGCCTCATAAACCACGGTTTGCTTTTCAGTTCAAACCATATTATATGCTGCCAAACGAAACATTATGAAGTAAAGCAGCTCGTTTCTGAAAAATTTTCACATCGTTTACAAGCGATGTTGGTCTGCTTATAAGGTCCTGTTCATATGTTGATAGTCCATGTCTAAATAGGGTGGActttttaaatgattttagtTAAAAGTTGGTCAACGATTGATGTTGTATTGACAATGTGCTGTCATTGGGTTGACATCAAAacttgaaattgtgttgacactgtattgagtttgaagtttgtacaatatttagagtttgcatttgattacatctcCACTCGAAAAATTGCTCATTATTCTGGGGCCATGTGAAGTACACCAAGTGTGAAATCACACAACTAAATCAACTTCTGTATATCTGCCCACTCCTTTTGTCAGTTGAATGCCGCATAACTAAAATCTTAGTTTGATTTGTATTGTGGGATTTGGTGAtattttcggatgaattttAACAGGCAAGGCCATTATTCAAGGACCGGAAAAGATTCCACCAAATGGCAGATCCATCGTTGGAAGGGCAGTACCCGGTGAGAGGGTTGTACCAAGCTCTAGCAATCGCTGCAATGTGCGTCCAAGAGCAACCAAACATGAGGCCCCTCGTTGCTGATATTGTCACGGCCCTCAACTATCTTGCCTCACAGACCTATGATCCGAGCGTCCAAGGCCCCAATACTCTGAGTAGCAGATCAAAAGGAAATAGCGAGCGCAACAACCACAACGACAACCAAGTCCAAGGACGGCTCAGTATCTAGTTGTTCCACTCTCATCATTTTTTACCATCACATTGAGTTAACTCTTATACTCAGCTCTTTATGTAAATCCACACTTTCGgagaaatatatttacaaGTTATTATAACATCAGCTTTGGAAGTTCCATTTTTCAAAGATTGAGAGAGCCTGTGTAGAAGCTATATTACCTTGTATATGGAGcttatttttctcaatataTGTACACTTTAAggatgtattaaaatattaactactctatattttactaaaactaaTCTGCGTcacatatttttgaaattttgcaaATTGGTTTATGATACATctcttcatcatctctttcGTGGATGTTGTTGTTGTAGTTGTGTGATACGCTACATCTTTAGACATTTGATAGTTGAATCACGCTCATCACTATTTTGTCCAACAGCTCTCATTGTTCCATCTTTTCGGGTTTAAATAGTAGGGCCTAATATAGATCTTTATCATACATGTAATCCTTATTTGCTACTTTCGATgcccaaaatcaaattattccACGTCAGTTTTTCCGTCAATCCCATCATGATTTTTGCCGATCAAACCGCAGGCTTAATACCAGTTGTTgagaaataaattcaaataataacaaatactcccAAGAATGTTGAGTCGTATTCGTATTCCATTTTACTGcatcccaacaaagttgagtcatttcttttttgacaAAAGACAACAcgatcttactttatttcatcatctaTTCTCCCtcttatttctctatttattcttctttcctatatattcaacacaattttttaatctttgtatCCAAAAATTTTGCCTCAACTTTCTTTGGGCGGAGGTAGTATAAATGATCTGAATCTAAGAATTGTTTACCTAGTTCAATACGAAGTGTAGCTCCGTCTGGGTGATGACAAgttttcactatataatttttggatttaatttgcaaTGAAAGAACAACTctattatagaaaaaatagagatctCTAGTTTTAGTCACACTTGAAAACATATCCCTAAagaaatactccttccatcctaCTCTTAAGTTGAACATTCTTATTTGGCatagtatttgttttgtcttttaagtaaaaagagaataaagtagacagagtgatgtttttatttttaaaaatatttcgtTAAGAGTGAAACATCCAAGAAAATGTGTTACTTAAGATGGGATGGAGCGAGTATAAggaaataattcatatatatggTTGAATAGCAGGGAGGACCAACGTTAGGGAATGTGGGTGAAAGAAAATGGGCtagaattatattaatatgagtTATGTAATTATAGTTGGACAATAATTAGATTTCCTAGCTTTCTGTTTATATTCTCCTTTGTGGAGAATGTGAAAGAACAGTACAGAGACCGAGAACAGAAAAGTCACCGACATAGAATACGCTAAAGCTTTACGGTGAATTTCCTAGCTTTCATATGTAGAGCAATTGTACCGGAAATTGTTCCTGCATCAGATTGAAATACACGTGGACCTCGATAGTAGTGGATTCAACCGGCAGGAACCAATCATTCGAAGAAAACAACATCACATAAAGTTAGATTTAATTCTGTTGTGTTATACATACTCAACTTACAATTTGATTATgaatctatatttttattttgtatgctATTTCTGCTGAGCTCATTAGataaatataagaattttgtgttataattaatttgtggatgattttggaaatcaaaattatgaaattggaTTTCAAGATTGTTTCGAAAACTAGTTGAAAATTGGAACTTGGATTCCAATACAATAATTGTACGAAGAGTGGTTTTTGAAACCAAAACGGACCATTGGCAGGACATTGTAACTTGAATTTGGAATCCAATAATTATcgaacatgaattgtatattgGAATTAGATTTCAAAGGCTATAGAAGATTGATATTGGATTTCAACACTTAAATCATAGAATCGATAAATTGCAAGTTGACGATtggaaatttgatttcaattgaGTTAAAAAACTTGTACCTTTTCTTGTCATCAACACCACTGCTGGTCATGGTGGTGGTGCAAGACCGGGGTCTCCGATGATCGGAACGGTGATCAAGATCCCACATATACATAAAGAGCTACTATAGACGAGAGAGATGAGGGAAAAGTAACTTGCATTAATTCATAGATGATCAAATACAATGAAATGGCAGCATATATACACGCTGAA harbors:
- the LOC125218903 gene encoding probable serine/threonine-protein kinase PBL7 isoform X1, with protein sequence MGCFLCSGESSVSKKDPKKRIIDRKTNRCETSIHAQNSQDLPTREDRPIAKEESDGGGGNDETKVRTFTFANLAAATQNFKEDNFLGEGGFGRVYKGRLLDTGELVAVKQLDRGGCQGIREFVVEVMTLSMANHPNLVNLIGYCAEGDQRLLVYEYMPLGSLEDHLHGPKPKRKKLDWNTRMTIAAGAAQGLEYMHDKMKTPIIYRDLKGSNILLGDGYRPKLSDFGLAKVGPCGDQTHVSTRVMGTYGYCAPDYAMTGQLTFKSDIYSFGVVLLEIITGRRAIDNKKSGPEANLVSWARPLFKDRKRFHQMADPSLEGQYPVRGLYQALAIAAMCVQEQPNMRPLVADIVTALNYLASQTYDPSVQGPNTLSSRSKGNSERNNHNDNQVQGRLSI
- the LOC125218903 gene encoding probable serine/threonine-protein kinase PBL7 isoform X2; the protein is MRKTHKEWLRCITQSQSLLLLFCCLDLPTREDRPIAKEESDGGGGNDETKVRTFTFANLAAATQNFKEDNFLGEGGFGRVYKGRLLDTGELVAVKQLDRGGCQGIREFVVEVMTLSMANHPNLVNLIGYCAEGDQRLLVYEYMPLGSLEDHLHGPKPKRKKLDWNTRMTIAAGAAQGLEYMHDKMKTPIIYRDLKGSNILLGDGYRPKLSDFGLAKVGPCGDQTHVSTRVMGTYGYCAPDYAMTGQLTFKSDIYSFGVVLLEIITGRRAIDNKKSGPEANLVSWARPLFKDRKRFHQMADPSLEGQYPVRGLYQALAIAAMCVQEQPNMRPLVADIVTALNYLASQTYDPSVQGPNTLSSRSKGNSERNNHNDNQVQGRLSI